GTTCACTTTTTTGTGTTCCAAAATTAAAGATATTACCCACCTCGGCACTTTTTACTTTTTCTAACTCGTCGCGCTTTACACCAAGATCTGTCAGTGTCTTATCGTCCATAACCTCTTCGTTCACGGCAATATTTTTTTTGCGGTGCACATAAATAACATCTTCACCTGCTTCACAGATTGTCTGAAACTCATGGCTAAACTGTGTAAAAGCTCCGCCGCTAGCAAACGTAATGTAGGTCTCATCGCCTATCCCAAGCCGTTCATATACTCGGTTATAAGCCTCTATTGTTGCTTGATAAAACGCCTCATGCTGAGCCTCATCAATGCTGCAAGAATACATGTCTTTCATCAAAAACTCACGCCCCCGCATCACGCCGCTCTTGGCTCGCAGCTCGTTGCGCATCTTTGTCTGAAACTGGTACACGTTAATCGGCAAATCTTTATAGCTGTTTAAGTGCTGTTTTACCATCTCGACAATCGGCTCCTCGTGCGACCAACCTAGCCCGACTTCCGTGCCATCTTTCAGTTTAGATTTAAACCAAATGTCGACTATTTCATCATTCCAGCGATCAGTAGCCTCCCAGGTAGCTTTGGGCTGCAAGCTGGTCATCAGCAGTTCCTGGCCGCCTACAGCGTCCATTTCTTCTCTTATAATGCGCTTTATATTTTCAAGTACCTCAAGTCCAAGCGGTAAATAACTATAAGCTCCGGCCATTTCTTTATGAATGTAACCAGCCTGAATTAACAGTTGGGCGTTACGTGCGGTTTCATCCGCCGGCACGTCTTTGCGCGTACGAGTAAATAGTTGTGAACGTCTCATCGTAGCTTCATTCTACCTTAGAAAATTCTGAATATAAACAATAGGCTAAAAGCAATCATATTTTTAATAGCGTGTAACCCGATCGCCGGCCACAGACTACCGGTTTTTTCGCGCAACCCGACAAGTACTATTGACAGGACGAACGTATCAATCGCCACCGCCCAGTGTAGTGGATCACCGCTACCAAAACCCAAATGCGCTGCCGCGAATACAACGCTGGTAATAAAACCGGCAACCCACATGTTCATTCTCCGTCGTAATCCGGTGTATAAAAATCCACGACATAGAATCTCTTCGTATAGCGGCGGCAAAACAACTAAACCTACAAATACCACTAGTAGCGGCCAGCCGCTGACTGCCCTGTCAAACCCCAGTTGTTGTTCTTGCTGAAAATCAACACCTGGCAAAAAGTTATAAACCGCTACCGATGTGACGATGAATAGCGGAAAATAATACCCGTACCCTAGCAAGGCATTCAACCCGTCTTTGAGCTGTGGTCTCTTGAGACCGATACTTCGCCAGTTGGTTTTCGTCCACCGCAAAATAAGTCCAATCAACGCCGTACCAAGCAAAGCCGTCAAGAGAGACATCGCAAATAGGGCGTACTGGTTTGATTGTAACCACCTCTGCGCCTGATCCGACGAACCAAACCGCAATGCCGCATAGCCGCCCACTACGACTAAGCTCAATATCTGAGCCGAAATATAGACAGCGAACGTCCCAAACAAACTCAGATTAGGCGTGAGACCTAAAAAAGGAGTTTTAGGTTTTTCGGCTACTGATTGCTGTTCATGGTCGTTATCAGTCATGACGCCATCCCCACATCAGTTCTCAGAAAAAACGCCGGATATCAACGACTGTTATAACCACTATAAGTAGCATCAGCACCATAAACCCGGTGCCGTGAATGCGCTCTTCCAGTTCTTTGTTAAGCGGTTTTTTCAACGTCCTAAATATCAATGTTACAAACAGCCGTCCGCCATCAAGTGCCGGTATAGGCAGCGCGTTCATGATCCCTAGACTCACAGATACCAAGGCAATAACAAACAGTACTTGCGCAATACCGATTGCAGCGGTGTCGCTCAATATCATAAATACAGCAACTGGTCCACCTACCGCTTCGCCGGCTACTTCTGGTTTTCCAGCAAAAAGATTTTGAACCACGTAACCCAAGCCCCGTAATGACACATCGGTATACTGCAGCGTACTGACAGCACCGACTATCGGTGCCGACCACGTTGCCCGTATTACTTGAGCATCAGCCGGCGCCACTCCAAGATAGCCCTGACCGTTGGCATCTTCGTTAAGTGTCGCGCTAGTTTTAAATACCTCGCCATCACGAACATATTCAATATCTACCGTTTGTCCACGCAAACTTTCGGTAATTGCCGGTAGTTCATCAGCCCGCTCTATAACCTCTCCATCCACCCGTTGTAGCTCGTCACCAGACTGCAAACCGGCTTCGGCCGCCGGAGAGTCTTCAACCACGCCGACAAATATCTGACTGCTCACCAGCTCAGTATCGGCTGCTACACTAAATTGCTCGCGATCATAAAACGGCAGATCTGCTAAGTTTGCCTTGGGCATACCGACCAGTGCCAAGGTGGTGAACAGTATGGCTGCTACCAAGAAGTTCATACCCACACCGGCCAACAAAATTTTTACCTTGGCACCTAATTTTGCGGCACCATAGCTACCTGGGGTGTCGTCCTCGTCGTGTTCACCTTTGAGCTTGACGAACCCGCCCAAAGGCAGCCAGTTAAGCGTGTAGGTTGTGCCGTGCTTCTTGGTTAGCACTTTTGCCCGTGGCGGGAAACCAATGCCAAATTCTTCAACTTCCACCCCATTACGACGTGCGGCAATAAAGTGGCCAAACTCGTGCACCACCACCAAACCGACAAATAACAAAATACCCAAAATCAATAATACAATTGCCATTATTGCCCGAACCTCCGCTGTCTATTTTTGTAGTCTTCTATTGCTGCATCAAAATCATCAGTGTCAAAATCCGGCCAGTGTTTGTCGGCAAAATATAGTTCGGCATAGGCGGCGCGCCACAGCATGAAATTACTTATTCGCTGCTCACCAGAGGTTCGTATAATCATATCAACCGGCGGAATATCAGGCGCATAGAGGTACTTTTCCAGCGTTGCCGGTTCAAGCGCACGCATGTCCTCACCCGCCTCGTTTGCTTGCCTGACAGCCTCGGTAATTTCTTGTTGTCCGCCGTAGTTAAAGCACAATCCAACCGTACCGGCAGTATTGTTTATGGTTAGCTCCTCGGCTTTTTCTATGGCATCTAATAACTTTTTATCCAGCTTATCCTTGGTACCTAAAAACCGTACCCTAATATTCTCTTTGTGCAGCTCTTTGACCTCATTATTCGCCACCCAAAGCGCTAGATCCATCAAATAACCGACTTCTTCCTCGGATCGTTTCCAGTTCTCGGTGGAAAACACAAATACTGTCAAATAGCGTAAACCTTCCAGTTTCAACGCATGTTTAGCGATTGTTTTTAGATTTGCGTATCCTTTGCGATGCCCGTCCAGGGTTGATAAACCTTGCGCTTTTGCCCAACGACGGTTGCCGTCAAGTATCAGTCCGATGTGAGTTGGTTGGGTTGCTTGTTTGTTGTGCTGCATGCTATATAAGTATAACCTAGCTCGTTGTTTAAGTAATGAATTTTCTGAGTCCCAGCCGCTTGCTAAATTCTTTTAACATGAGACTCGACCTAAACGGTCATAATCTCTTGCTCTTTGGCTTTGGCGTGAGTTTCAGCCTGTGACTTTACTTCTCCCATAGCCGTATCAACTTGTTTTTGCAGATGCTTGGCATCGTCATCGCTGATATCTTTGTTTTTCTTTGCTTGATCAATTTCTTTATTGGCATCGTGCCTAACGTTGCGCATGCTCACCATACACTCTTCCAGTTTGGTTCCGACTAATTTAACGTACTCCCGGCGGCGCTCTTCGGTCAACGGTGGTACTGGCACGCGTACGACCTTGCCGTCATCCATCGGATTCATTCCTAATCCTTGATTGTTACGAATCGCTGCTGAAATAGCCTGAATATTATTCGGGTCAAACGGCGTAATCTGCAAAAGTTGCGGCTCGGGTGTGCTAATGCTGCCTACCTGGATCAATGGCATTTCCGTGCCGTATGCCTCTACCATTACACCATCCAACATGCTCGGGTGCGCCCGACCGGTGCGGATTTTTTTTAACTCATCCTCGAAGTGCTCAAGCGCTGCGTTAAACTTGGTTTTTGCTCGGTCTACTAATTGACTTGGATTCATATACTCTGATTCTACTTTCTCTGATTATAGCTTCCTATTGCAACTGTCTTTGCGATACACATGGTCCGCATGCACGAAAACGCTCTATCTCTGGCCTCTTCATCTCTTGGGCCAGGATACATATCAGGCCAATTCCCATCGTTTTCTACAGCAAACTCCACACCATCTATTGCCCGCTCACGGACACTGATATCGCTCGCACCTTCTACGGGGCACTCTTTGCCACATGTCTCAAATGGCTCACATCGTATTTTTTGTGGTACACCCATTTAATCACCTCCTGAACATATTTATTGTAGTACGGATTAAACAATTACTGAAGGATCGTGGCTTCATCCTGGTGTTTTTTGAGATGAGTCCGTAGACACCATCCCGCTGCTAGAAACTATAAAAGGGCTCGATCCTATTTATCAATGTTAAGCGACTTCGCCCAATGCGACACGACTAAACCGGCGTACTACGATGTTCTCGCCCAGCTTAGCGATGTTCTCTTTAACGTACTCACCTACGGTCT
This portion of the Candidatus Saccharibacteria bacterium genome encodes:
- a CDS encoding aminoacyl--tRNA ligase-related protein; the encoded protein is MRRSQLFTRTRKDVPADETARNAQLLIQAGYIHKEMAGAYSYLPLGLEVLENIKRIIREEMDAVGGQELLMTSLQPKATWEATDRWNDEIVDIWFKSKLKDGTEVGLGWSHEEPIVEMVKQHLNSYKDLPINVYQFQTKMRNELRAKSGVMRGREFLMKDMYSCSIDEAQHEAFYQATIEAYNRVYERLGIGDETYITFASGGAFTQFSHEFQTICEAGEDVIYVHRKKNIAVNEEVMDDKTLTDLGVKRDELEKVKSAEVGNIFNFGTQKSEQMDFMFTNKQGSRQPVHLGSYGIGVSRLIGVLAEKFSDDKGLVWPRSIAPAVVYLARLGNTPHVISEADKLYDELTNRNISVLYDDRDARPGEKFADADLLGIPYRVVVSDKTTEAQVFELKSRSSADATTVNKNQLIKELVGGKKA
- a CDS encoding CPBP family intramembrane glutamic endopeptidase; the encoded protein is MTDNDHEQQSVAEKPKTPFLGLTPNLSLFGTFAVYISAQILSLVVVGGYAALRFGSSDQAQRWLQSNQYALFAMSLLTALLGTALIGLILRWTKTNWRSIGLKRPQLKDGLNALLGYGYYFPLFIVTSVAVYNFLPGVDFQQEQQLGFDRAVSGWPLLVVFVGLVVLPPLYEEILCRGFLYTGLRRRMNMWVAGFITSVVFAAAHLGFGSGDPLHWAVAIDTFVLSIVLVGLREKTGSLWPAIGLHAIKNMIAFSLLFIFRIF
- a CDS encoding M50 family metallopeptidase, which encodes MAIVLLILGILLFVGLVVVHEFGHFIAARRNGVEVEEFGIGFPPRAKVLTKKHGTTYTLNWLPLGGFVKLKGEHDEDDTPGSYGAAKLGAKVKILLAGVGMNFLVAAILFTTLALVGMPKANLADLPFYDREQFSVAADTELVSSQIFVGVVEDSPAAEAGLQSGDELQRVDGEVIERADELPAITESLRGQTVDIEYVRDGEVFKTSATLNEDANGQGYLGVAPADAQVIRATWSAPIVGAVSTLQYTDVSLRGLGYVVQNLFAGKPEVAGEAVGGPVAVFMILSDTAAIGIAQVLFVIALVSVSLGIMNALPIPALDGGRLFVTLIFRTLKKPLNKELEERIHGTGFMVLMLLIVVITVVDIRRFF
- the uppS gene encoding polyprenyl diphosphate synthase, translated to MQHNKQATQPTHIGLILDGNRRWAKAQGLSTLDGHRKGYANLKTIAKHALKLEGLRYLTVFVFSTENWKRSEEEVGYLMDLALWVANNEVKELHKENIRVRFLGTKDKLDKKLLDAIEKAEELTINNTAGTVGLCFNYGGQQEITEAVRQANEAGEDMRALEPATLEKYLYAPDIPPVDMIIRTSGEQRISNFMLWRAAYAELYFADKHWPDFDTDDFDAAIEDYKNRQRRFGQ
- the frr gene encoding ribosome recycling factor — protein: MNPSQLVDRAKTKFNAALEHFEDELKKIRTGRAHPSMLDGVMVEAYGTEMPLIQVGSISTPEPQLLQITPFDPNNIQAISAAIRNNQGLGMNPMDDGKVVRVPVPPLTEERRREYVKLVGTKLEECMVSMRNVRHDANKEIDQAKKNKDISDDDAKHLQKQVDTAMGEVKSQAETHAKAKEQEIMTV